One stretch of Flavobacterium sp. 9 DNA includes these proteins:
- a CDS encoding tetratricopeptide repeat protein, with translation MFSQNIDRLKLQYQKTTDPDKKAHLLLKTGRILEKQSLDSALFYYKKILPYEKTVTDTLLAKVYSSIGNAYLLKGNIDVCLEYQLKALKLFERYPPQQDIVGVYNSIALVYFYQTDFDKALVKYNQLRALLNKNIVKDPKKAHYIQGKLLNNIGIIYDNKHQEDLALEYFMQASTHSKKAKDNENLSSVYSNMGIIYLKSKRYDLAEAIFIEALNLRKKENDIFGLCKSNYHLGRLYKEKKQFDKAKEYLLIGLKYAKQANSSSTRASIIEELSLVMAGKGDYRNAYDYHVAYKSLSDSLFNKENQQKITQAEMQYKFDKENQAAKIAQDQKELVYTIIAVGLILVIIIVVIMYRLQQTKAKIQQLAKESAQLSNKELSSREDILKRELEFKNKELTTNIMYLLKKNEFNTEISNRLMELKKQMKKSDQDVIQKIILDIKNAQDDDIWKEFEVRFSQVYNDFYERLNIKYPDLTLNEKRICAFLRLNMTTKEICALTRQSYNSLNVARARLRKKLNIQNEEINLVTFLENI, from the coding sequence ATGTTTTCACAAAATATTGATCGCCTAAAATTGCAGTATCAAAAAACTACCGATCCTGATAAAAAAGCACATTTACTTCTTAAAACCGGGCGTATATTAGAAAAACAAAGTCTGGATTCTGCTTTATTTTATTATAAAAAGATTCTCCCTTATGAAAAAACGGTTACTGATACTCTTTTAGCCAAAGTATATTCTAGTATAGGAAATGCCTATTTATTGAAAGGTAATATTGATGTTTGCCTTGAATATCAGTTAAAAGCATTGAAATTGTTTGAGCGTTATCCGCCACAACAAGATATCGTAGGAGTTTATAACAGTATCGCTCTCGTTTATTTTTACCAAACTGATTTTGACAAAGCTCTTGTAAAATACAATCAGCTTAGGGCTTTATTGAATAAAAACATTGTGAAAGATCCCAAAAAAGCACATTATATTCAAGGAAAGCTTCTCAATAATATTGGTATTATTTACGACAATAAACATCAGGAAGACCTTGCTCTTGAATATTTTATGCAAGCTTCAACGCATAGCAAAAAGGCAAAAGACAATGAAAATCTGTCTTCGGTTTATTCTAATATGGGGATTATCTACCTTAAAAGTAAACGCTACGATCTTGCCGAAGCTATTTTTATAGAAGCACTTAATTTGCGAAAAAAAGAGAACGACATTTTTGGATTATGTAAATCTAATTATCATTTAGGAAGGCTTTATAAAGAAAAAAAGCAATTTGATAAAGCAAAAGAATATCTTCTTATCGGTCTTAAATATGCTAAGCAAGCCAATTCGTCTTCTACAAGAGCATCTATTATTGAAGAACTTAGTCTTGTAATGGCAGGAAAAGGAGATTATAGAAATGCCTATGATTATCATGTTGCATATAAATCTTTGAGCGACAGCCTTTTTAATAAAGAAAACCAGCAAAAAATTACTCAGGCCGAAATGCAGTATAAATTTGATAAGGAAAATCAAGCTGCAAAAATTGCCCAAGATCAAAAAGAACTTGTTTACACTATTATTGCAGTTGGGCTGATTCTGGTAATCATTATTGTAGTTATTATGTATCGCCTTCAGCAAACTAAAGCTAAAATTCAGCAATTGGCGAAAGAAAGCGCACAATTGAGTAATAAAGAACTTTCTTCAAGAGAAGATATTTTGAAAAGGGAATTAGAATTTAAAAATAAAGAGCTTACAACAAATATTATGTATCTCTTAAAGAAGAACGAATTCAATACCGAAATTTCGAATCGCTTAATGGAGTTGAAAAAACAAATGAAAAAAAGCGATCAGGATGTTATTCAAAAAATCATTCTTGACATTAAAAATGCTCAGGATGACGATATCTGGAAAGAATTTGAAGTCAGGTTTAGTCAGGTTTATAATGATTTTTATGAGCGTTTAAACATTAAATATCCTGATTTAACGCTCAACGAAAAAAGGATTTGTGCCTTTTTAAGATTAAACATGACGACCAAAGAAATTTGTGCACTTACACGTCAATCTTATAATAGTCTGAATGTAGCGCGAGCAAGATTAAGAAAGAAACTAAATATCCAGAATGAGGAAATTAATCTGGTAACTTTTTTAGAAAATATATAA
- a CDS encoding SIMPL domain-containing protein, translating to MKKVVLFLTIMFMTMSYAQETKQIPQINVNGEGKVKVAPDQVCISATVETKGNNAKDVKKQNDEKMDAVLKFIKKMNVPTADFKTKQVALNPQYDYEKKKTSYNATQTVEIVLKDLSKYDELMEGLVQQGINRIDRVSFETSKLVQLETEARKLAIKDAKSKAEDYVSVLGQKVGKAYTISDNTQVYHPQPMYASMKSMAADSAGASNETLAIGEIEVTANVSVSFILD from the coding sequence ATGAAGAAAGTAGTATTATTTTTAACAATCATGTTTATGACTATGTCTTACGCTCAAGAAACCAAACAAATTCCTCAGATAAATGTAAATGGAGAAGGAAAAGTAAAAGTAGCACCTGATCAGGTTTGTATTTCAGCAACTGTTGAAACAAAAGGGAATAATGCTAAAGATGTCAAAAAGCAAAACGACGAGAAAATGGACGCTGTTTTGAAATTCATTAAAAAAATGAATGTTCCTACAGCAGATTTCAAAACAAAACAAGTAGCTCTTAATCCTCAATATGATTATGAGAAAAAGAAAACAAGTTATAATGCTACTCAAACTGTAGAAATTGTTTTGAAAGATTTGTCTAAATACGACGAATTAATGGAAGGTTTGGTTCAACAAGGAATCAATCGTATAGACAGAGTTTCTTTTGAAACTTCTAAATTAGTTCAACTTGAAACAGAAGCTAGAAAATTGGCAATAAAAGATGCTAAATCAAAAGCAGAAGATTATGTTTCGGTTTTAGGTCAAAAAGTTGGTAAAGCTTATACAATTTCTGATAATACACAGGTTTATCACCCACAACCAATGTATGCTTCTATGAAATCTATGGCGGCGGATTCTGCTGGAGCTTCAAATGAAACTTTAGCAATTGGTGAAATCGAAGTTACTGCAAACGTAAGTGTTAGTTTTATTTTAGACTAA
- a CDS encoding rhomboid family intramembrane serine protease, which yields MNTILVGIIVANALISYKGFNDLSFFRKYEFHVGSIRSGEQIRMLSSGFLHVDMMHLIFNMLTLWFFAPVVIQWLGTISFVLVYFGSLIFGSLLTMLFHKNDYSYRAVGASGAVTGVLYSAILLQPDMMLGIFFVIPIPAYLFGILYLLYSIYGMRAKNDNIGHTAHFGGAIGGYLITLIKEPSLFADHTLMVVLLAIPIFILFVMAKLGKL from the coding sequence ATGAATACCATTTTAGTTGGAATTATAGTAGCTAATGCTTTGATTAGTTACAAAGGTTTTAATGATCTTTCTTTTTTTAGAAAATACGAGTTTCATGTTGGAAGTATTCGTTCCGGAGAACAAATCAGAATGCTTTCGTCGGGATTTTTGCATGTTGATATGATGCATTTAATTTTTAACATGCTAACACTTTGGTTCTTTGCGCCGGTTGTAATACAATGGTTGGGAACTATTTCTTTTGTTTTAGTTTATTTTGGAAGTTTAATCTTCGGAAGTTTGTTAACGATGCTTTTTCATAAAAATGATTATAGTTATCGTGCCGTTGGAGCTTCGGGAGCAGTTACGGGAGTTTTGTATTCTGCGATATTGCTTCAGCCGGATATGATGTTAGGAATTTTCTTTGTCATACCAATACCGGCATATTTATTCGGAATTTTATATTTATTGTATTCTATATATGGAATGCGTGCCAAAAATGATAACATTGGACATACAGCACACTTTGGAGGTGCCATAGGAGGTTATTTGATAACTTTGATAAAAGAACCTTCATTATTTGCTGATCATACTTTAATGGTTGTTCTCTTGGCAATCCCTATTTTTATACTTTTCGTAATGGCAAAATTGGGAAAACTATAA
- a CDS encoding lysophospholipid acyltransferase family protein, translated as MQFLVYILAYPFLWLISILPFRIFYCFSDVVYFIIYRIVGYRKKVVRANLALALPHLNDAERKEIEKKFYQHMCDMFLEMIKTMSISAEEMDRRFKVTNIDLVNEYAKKGKSVILVASHYASYEWLLTINPKIDFRGIAVYKKVANPYFDKLVRKIRSRFDTELIETRKAIPTMAQNQRDGILSMYGLASDQSPKLDRIFHSMKFMGVEVPVHTGAEMLAKKYDLSVVFVKVKKVRRGYYEATIIPIADNPKDYENFEITEKYLREVEKQIYEAPEFYLWTHKRWKHRVE; from the coding sequence ATGCAATTTCTCGTTTATATATTAGCCTATCCTTTTCTTTGGCTAATCTCAATTCTTCCTTTTCGAATATTTTATTGTTTTTCTGATGTAGTCTATTTCATTATTTACAGAATCGTAGGTTACCGCAAGAAAGTTGTTCGTGCGAACCTAGCATTGGCTTTGCCACACCTAAATGATGCAGAAAGAAAAGAGATCGAAAAGAAATTCTACCAGCATATGTGCGATATGTTTCTTGAAATGATCAAAACCATGAGTATTTCGGCAGAAGAAATGGACAGAAGATTTAAAGTAACGAATATTGATCTTGTAAACGAATATGCAAAAAAAGGCAAAAGCGTTATTCTTGTAGCTTCCCACTACGCAAGCTATGAATGGCTTTTGACGATTAATCCTAAAATTGATTTTCGCGGAATTGCCGTTTACAAAAAAGTAGCAAATCCATACTTTGATAAATTGGTTCGAAAAATTCGTTCCAGATTTGACACAGAATTGATTGAAACCAGAAAAGCAATTCCAACAATGGCTCAAAATCAGCGTGACGGAATTTTAAGTATGTACGGTTTAGCAAGTGATCAATCGCCAAAACTTGACAGGATTTTTCATTCTATGAAGTTTATGGGAGTTGAAGTTCCTGTACATACAGGCGCCGAAATGCTGGCAAAAAAATACGATTTAAGCGTTGTTTTTGTAAAAGTAAAAAAAGTACGCCGTGGTTATTATGAAGCTACAATTATTCCAATTGCAGATAATCCAAAAGATTATGAAAATTTCGAAATCACCGAAAAATATCTAAGAGAAGTTGAAAAACAAATTTATGAAGCTCCCGAATTTTATTTATGGACGCACAAAAGATGGAAACATCGTGTTGAATAA
- a CDS encoding glycosyl hydrolase: MIKNLLFTFIIISISNASFAQSPKRGIAYGNNSTSDLLALKPGVSWWYNWGSLPENDTNTNYESIGVEYVPMTWNAVSDADVQAFINKIKPGAKYLLAFNEPNFNDGARLTPQEAVNAWANVEKIAAAKNLEIVSASPAYNGPDNYGGFSDPVAWHDQFFAICPKCKVDYIAFHTYDSSAGAVIGVTGLLKKYRKPVWVTEFANRVIQTSAEKIAFMKEILTSFENDPDIYRYSWFTGRVPATWTDMLEGQLLAPERGVLKPIGTEYINASYTDKKINVPGRIIANKHYRRSGTGLQNTTDSGTGQNVCFINEGDWNEFQLNVANAGTYNLTFRVASPTITGKFDIIVNDIVVKTGETFPITGGYQTFADKIVSGITLPKGQVYLKIKFKSNDMNFNYIDVAQANLGVNDPTFEKDTFTIYPNPVKNQSILHIKSVDTEPLSIKIVDMKGTLCFSSNSYYTNEDIKIGDKLSTGIYILTVSYGSVKKSLKIIKD; encoded by the coding sequence ATGATTAAAAACCTACTTTTTACATTTATCATAATTTCGATTTCCAATGCTTCTTTTGCTCAAAGTCCAAAACGCGGAATTGCTTATGGCAATAACTCAACATCTGATTTATTAGCCTTAAAACCCGGAGTTTCATGGTGGTACAATTGGGGATCTTTACCTGAAAATGATACCAACACAAATTATGAATCTATTGGTGTAGAATATGTTCCAATGACTTGGAATGCCGTCAGTGATGCTGACGTACAAGCTTTTATAAATAAAATAAAACCAGGCGCGAAATATTTACTTGCTTTTAATGAACCTAATTTTAATGATGGCGCAAGATTAACGCCTCAGGAAGCTGTAAACGCTTGGGCAAATGTAGAAAAAATCGCTGCCGCCAAAAATCTTGAAATTGTAAGTGCTTCACCTGCTTACAATGGTCCTGATAATTATGGTGGTTTTTCGGATCCAGTTGCGTGGCACGATCAGTTTTTTGCTATCTGTCCAAAATGCAAAGTCGATTATATTGCTTTTCACACTTATGATAGTTCAGCTGGAGCAGTTATTGGCGTTACGGGACTTCTTAAAAAATACCGTAAACCTGTTTGGGTAACTGAATTTGCGAACAGAGTTATTCAGACTTCTGCCGAAAAAATTGCGTTTATGAAAGAAATTCTAACCAGTTTTGAAAACGATCCTGATATTTACAGATATTCATGGTTTACAGGAAGAGTTCCTGCAACCTGGACAGATATGCTTGAAGGACAACTTCTTGCTCCGGAAAGAGGGGTTTTGAAACCAATTGGCACAGAATATATAAATGCTTCTTATACCGATAAAAAGATAAATGTTCCGGGAAGAATTATTGCCAACAAACATTATCGCAGAAGTGGTACCGGCTTGCAAAACACAACAGACTCAGGAACTGGTCAAAATGTATGTTTTATAAATGAAGGCGACTGGAACGAATTCCAACTAAATGTTGCCAATGCCGGAACTTATAATCTGACTTTTAGAGTTGCTTCGCCAACAATTACAGGAAAATTTGATATTATCGTAAATGATATTGTCGTAAAAACTGGTGAAACTTTTCCAATAACTGGCGGATATCAAACCTTTGCAGATAAAATAGTAAGTGGGATTACATTGCCTAAAGGACAAGTTTATTTGAAGATTAAATTCAAATCAAATGATATGAATTTTAATTACATTGATGTTGCTCAGGCAAATTTAGGTGTAAACGATCCAACTTTCGAAAAAGATACTTTTACCATTTATCCTAATCCTGTTAAAAATCAATCTATACTTCATATAAAATCTGTAGATACAGAACCGTTGTCAATAAAAATTGTCGACATGAAAGGAACACTTTGTTTCTCTTCAAACTCTTATTACACAAATGAAGATATTAAAATTGGAGATAAACTTTCAACAGGAATTTATATTTTAACAGTAAGTTATGGTTCCGTAAAAAAATCCTTGAAAATCATCAAAGACTAA
- the glmM gene encoding phosphoglucosamine mutase codes for MTLIKSISGIRGTIGGKVGDNLTPVDAVKFASAYGTFLKNNTSKEKLTVVIGRDARISGPMIHNLVVNTLIGLGINVIDLGLSTTPTVEVAVPLEKADGGIILTASHNPKQWNALKLLNEKGEFLSGAEGAKILEIAEAEAFDFSDVDNLGEITINDAYMDIHIDEVLNLPLVDVEAVKAAKFKVVVDGVNSSGGIIIPRLLELMGVEVVKLYCEPNGHFPHNPEPLKEHLTDISELVVKEKAHLGVVVDPDVDRLAFISEDGEMFGEEYTLVACADYVLSKTPGNTVSNMSSSRALRDVTVAHGGKYEASAVGEVNVVELMKKNNAIIGGEGNGGIIYPESHYGRDSLVGVALFLTHLANKKMSVSALRASYPEYYMSKNKIELTPQIDVDAILVAMTEKYKNEDITTIDGVKIDFATEWVHLRKSNTEPIIRIYTEAPSQEKADVLALRIIDEIKAIAGI; via the coding sequence ATGACTTTAATAAAATCAATTTCAGGTATACGAGGAACAATCGGTGGAAAAGTTGGAGATAACCTGACTCCTGTTGATGCTGTAAAATTTGCATCGGCATATGGTACTTTTCTGAAAAACAATACTTCAAAAGAAAAATTAACGGTTGTAATTGGTCGTGATGCCAGAATTTCTGGACCGATGATTCACAATCTTGTAGTAAATACTTTAATAGGTTTAGGAATTAATGTAATTGATCTTGGACTTTCTACAACGCCAACTGTAGAAGTTGCTGTCCCATTAGAAAAAGCTGATGGTGGAATTATCCTGACAGCTTCTCACAATCCAAAACAATGGAATGCTTTGAAATTACTGAATGAAAAAGGGGAATTTTTAAGCGGTGCAGAAGGAGCTAAAATTTTAGAAATTGCAGAAGCTGAGGCTTTCGATTTCTCGGATGTTGATAATTTAGGCGAAATTACAATCAATGATGCATATATGGATATCCACATTGACGAAGTTTTAAACTTGCCATTAGTAGATGTTGAAGCTGTAAAAGCTGCAAAATTTAAAGTGGTTGTTGATGGTGTAAATTCTTCAGGTGGAATTATTATTCCAAGATTATTAGAATTAATGGGCGTTGAAGTTGTAAAATTATATTGCGAACCAAACGGACATTTTCCTCATAATCCAGAGCCTTTAAAAGAGCATTTAACTGATATTTCTGAATTGGTAGTTAAAGAAAAAGCGCATCTTGGAGTTGTTGTAGATCCTGATGTTGATCGTTTGGCTTTTATCAGCGAAGATGGAGAAATGTTTGGAGAAGAGTATACTTTGGTGGCTTGCGCCGATTATGTTTTGAGTAAAACTCCTGGAAATACAGTTTCGAATATGTCATCGTCTCGCGCTTTGCGTGATGTAACAGTTGCTCACGGTGGAAAATATGAAGCCAGTGCAGTAGGAGAGGTGAATGTTGTGGAATTAATGAAAAAGAATAACGCTATTATTGGTGGTGAAGGTAACGGTGGAATTATCTATCCTGAATCTCATTACGGACGTGATAGTTTGGTTGGAGTAGCTTTATTTTTAACGCATTTAGCGAATAAAAAAATGTCAGTTTCGGCATTGAGAGCTTCATATCCTGAATATTATATGAGCAAAAACAAAATTGAATTAACTCCACAAATTGATGTTGATGCGATTTTGGTTGCTATGACTGAAAAATATAAAAACGAAGATATCACGACAATTGATGGTGTAAAAATTGATTTTGCTACAGAATGGGTACATTTAAGAAAATCAAATACAGAACCAATTATCAGAATCTATACTGAAGCTCCTTCTCAGGAAAAAGCTGATGTTTTGGCTCTTCGAATTATTGATGAGATAAAAGCAATTGCAGGGATTTAA
- a CDS encoding ACP phosphodiesterase, with amino-acid sequence MNFLAHIYLSGENDLIKIGNFMADGIRGKQFEHFPEDVQKGIILHRFIDTYTDSHDIFRQSTKRLHEKYHHYAGVIVDIVYDHFLAKNWAKYSDEKLDLFINRFYKSLHENYPILTERTQNLMPTMIRENWLWSYQTTEGIQHILTQMDRRSKNQSKMQFATQELKDFYAEFESEFDLFFEDMQAQAKQKRLSL; translated from the coding sequence ATGAATTTCCTAGCCCATATATATCTTTCAGGTGAAAATGATTTAATTAAAATTGGCAATTTTATGGCCGATGGAATTCGCGGAAAACAATTTGAACATTTTCCTGAGGATGTCCAAAAAGGAATTATTTTACATCGTTTTATAGACACTTATACAGATTCTCACGATATTTTCAGGCAAAGTACCAAGCGTTTACACGAAAAATACCATCATTATGCCGGCGTAATCGTAGATATTGTTTACGATCATTTTTTGGCAAAAAACTGGGCAAAATATTCCGATGAAAAACTGGATCTTTTCATTAATCGGTTTTATAAATCATTACATGAAAATTATCCTATTCTAACGGAAAGAACACAGAACTTAATGCCAACCATGATTAGAGAAAACTGGCTTTGGAGTTATCAAACCACGGAAGGAATTCAGCATATTTTAACACAAATGGATCGAAGATCAAAAAATCAATCCAAAATGCAATTTGCGACTCAGGAACTCAAAGATTTTTATGCCGAATTTGAATCCGAATTTGATCTTTTCTTTGAAGATATGCAAGCTCAAGCCAAACAAAAAAGACTTTCCTTATAG
- the ggt gene encoding gamma-glutamyltransferase yields the protein MKKITLLFSFISFYCSAQEAVKPTGLVATKAMVVSARQEASKIGADIMKKGGNAFDAMVATELALAVAFPYAGNIGGGGFMVYRKANGEVGSLDYREKAPLAATKDMFLDKDGNVIKGKSTETALAIGVPGTVAGVFAVHKKLGSLPMSEILKPVIALAERGVIVTLKQQKQLEAYHDAIVKANGPNTLMAGKFKENDTIKYPALANTLKRILKNGKDEFYKGKTAKILVEYLQKRGGIITLKDLATYEAKWRKPLQFNYKNLKITSMSPPSSGGICLAQIMKMIAPYDLSKMGHNSEESIQVIVEAERRAYADRSQFLGDPDFVKIPINALLSDTYLKDRMSSFNTNKASLSSDIKEGKVTYNESTETTHYSIVDAQGNAVAATTTINDGFGSKYYCDELGFFLNNEMDDFSAKPGSPNMFGLVGNEANSIAPKKRMLSSMTPTIVEKDGNLFMVVGSPGGSTIITTVLQAILNVYEYNLSMQEAVNAPRFHHQWLPDLITFEPNAFDTTTIDKLKAKGYLINEKTTPVIGKLDCILVLPNKNLEGGADFRGDDTAVGF from the coding sequence ATGAAAAAAATCACATTATTATTCAGCTTTATTTCTTTTTATTGTTCTGCTCAGGAAGCTGTAAAACCAACGGGTTTAGTAGCTACAAAGGCAATGGTTGTTTCGGCACGTCAGGAAGCTTCAAAAATTGGAGCGGACATTATGAAAAAAGGCGGAAATGCGTTTGATGCAATGGTTGCCACCGAATTAGCTTTAGCAGTTGCTTTTCCGTATGCAGGAAATATTGGCGGCGGTGGATTTATGGTTTATCGAAAAGCAAATGGCGAAGTTGGATCATTAGATTATCGCGAAAAAGCTCCGCTAGCAGCAACAAAAGATATGTTTTTGGATAAAGACGGAAATGTAATCAAAGGAAAAAGTACCGAAACCGCTTTAGCAATTGGTGTTCCCGGAACAGTTGCAGGAGTTTTTGCTGTTCATAAAAAATTAGGTTCATTACCAATGTCCGAAATTTTAAAACCTGTTATTGCTCTTGCCGAAAGAGGTGTAATTGTTACGCTAAAACAGCAAAAACAATTAGAAGCTTATCATGATGCAATTGTAAAGGCAAATGGTCCAAATACGCTTATGGCAGGGAAATTCAAAGAAAATGATACGATCAAATATCCTGCTTTAGCCAATACTTTGAAACGTATTCTAAAAAACGGAAAAGATGAATTCTATAAAGGTAAAACTGCCAAAATTTTAGTAGAATATCTTCAAAAAAGAGGCGGAATTATTACGCTAAAAGATTTAGCTACTTATGAAGCAAAATGGAGAAAACCATTACAATTTAATTATAAAAATTTAAAAATCACGTCAATGTCGCCTCCAAGCAGCGGCGGAATATGTCTGGCACAAATCATGAAAATGATCGCTCCATATGATTTATCAAAAATGGGACACAATTCTGAAGAATCTATTCAGGTAATTGTTGAAGCTGAAAGAAGAGCTTATGCAGACAGAAGTCAGTTTTTGGGCGATCCTGATTTTGTAAAAATTCCAATTAATGCTTTATTATCTGACACATATTTAAAAGACAGAATGTCAAGTTTTAATACCAACAAAGCCAGTTTATCATCTGATATAAAAGAAGGGAAAGTAACGTATAATGAAAGTACAGAAACTACACATTACTCTATTGTAGACGCTCAGGGAAATGCTGTTGCAGCAACTACGACAATAAATGACGGTTTTGGGTCTAAATATTATTGTGATGAATTAGGTTTCTTTTTAAACAACGAAATGGACGATTTTAGTGCAAAACCAGGATCTCCAAATATGTTTGGTTTAGTAGGAAATGAAGCCAATAGTATCGCTCCGAAAAAAAGAATGTTAAGTTCAATGACGCCAACTATTGTTGAAAAAGACGGAAACTTGTTTATGGTTGTTGGTTCGCCTGGAGGTTCGACGATTATTACAACTGTTTTGCAAGCGATTCTAAATGTTTATGAATATAATTTGAGCATGCAGGAAGCTGTAAATGCACCACGTTTTCATCATCAATGGCTTCCGGATTTAATTACTTTTGAGCCAAATGCTTTTGACACAACAACGATAGATAAACTAAAAGCAAAAGGATATTTAATCAACGAAAAAACAACTCCGGTAATTGGAAAATTGGATTGTATTTTGGTTTTACCAAACAAAAATCTTGAAGGTGGTGCCGATTTCCGTGGAGATGACACAGCAGTTGGATTTTAA
- a CDS encoding chloride channel protein yields MLKKYFRKLESIIALGQSLMTPKQFIFLSSVLIGISCSLAVIVLKTFAHSVFSFATYINGILKLSFINSILPIIGIVLTVFVIKRVLNGSIEKGTSQILYAVAKKASIIPKKQMYAQIVTSSLTVGLGGSAGLESPIVITGAAFGSNFAQNYKLPYKDRTLLIGCGVAAGISAAFNAPIAGVLFAIEVLLVDVSISAFTPIMISAATGALVSAIVLDETILLSFKKQEAFNYHNIPFYVLLGLLTGFMAVYYARNFQRVEHYFSKMKIGAYRKALIGSSLLALLIFIFPTLFGEGYESIKTLSESDPGKILDNTLFGDFRNNQWVLLLFVGATMMVKVFASALTLGSGGNGGNFAPSLFLGSYLGYFFSKFFTLIGLAKLPISNFTMVGMAGILSGLFHAPLTAIFLIAEITGGYSLMIPLMIVSSISFAISKRFEKYSLDVKGLAKKGHAFTSNKDSNILSTLDIDTIIQCDYLTVHPEENLSKLVDLISHSNQVVFAVVNNEKELVGIVHFNDIREIIFNTYRVKYTLIKDVMKTPAATISSFDSMEIVMSKFEKSKTAFLPVIRNDKYYGFISKSIALEAYRTKLRSMTIE; encoded by the coding sequence ATGCTAAAAAAATATTTTAGAAAACTAGAAAGCATTATCGCTTTAGGACAGTCATTGATGACGCCAAAGCAATTTATTTTTTTATCAAGTGTTTTAATTGGTATTTCTTGTTCTTTGGCCGTAATCGTTTTAAAAACTTTTGCGCATAGTGTTTTCTCTTTTGCGACTTATATCAACGGAATCTTAAAGTTAAGTTTCATCAACAGTATTTTGCCAATTATCGGTATCGTACTAACTGTTTTTGTAATCAAAAGAGTTCTAAACGGATCTATAGAAAAGGGAACTTCGCAAATTTTATACGCTGTTGCTAAAAAAGCAAGTATCATCCCGAAGAAACAAATGTATGCGCAAATTGTTACTTCTTCACTTACAGTAGGTTTGGGAGGTTCTGCGGGTTTAGAAAGCCCGATCGTAATTACAGGAGCAGCTTTTGGATCAAACTTTGCCCAGAATTATAAACTACCTTATAAAGACAGAACATTATTGATTGGTTGCGGTGTTGCAGCAGGAATTTCGGCAGCTTTTAACGCTCCAATTGCAGGAGTTTTGTTTGCAATAGAAGTTTTATTGGTCGATGTAAGTATTTCGGCCTTTACTCCTATTATGATTTCGGCGGCTACAGGTGCTTTGGTTTCTGCAATTGTTCTGGATGAAACGATCTTATTATCTTTCAAAAAACAAGAAGCTTTTAATTATCATAATATTCCATTTTATGTTCTTTTAGGATTATTAACCGGTTTTATGGCCGTTTATTACGCCCGAAATTTTCAAAGAGTAGAGCATTATTTTTCTAAAATGAAAATCGGTGCGTACAGAAAAGCATTAATTGGTTCTTCATTATTGGCATTATTAATTTTCATTTTTCCAACTCTTTTTGGTGAAGGTTACGAAAGTATCAAAACACTTTCAGAATCAGATCCTGGAAAAATATTAGACAATACATTGTTTGGCGATTTTAGAAACAATCAGTGGGTTTTACTGCTTTTTGTAGGTGCTACAATGATGGTAAAAGTATTTGCTTCAGCATTAACACTAGGAAGTGGCGGAAACGGTGGAAACTTTGCTCCATCCCTATTTTTAGGATCATATTTAGGGTATTTTTTCTCTAAATTCTTCACTTTAATTGGTTTAGCTAAATTGCCAATAAGCAACTTTACAATGGTTGGAATGGCAGGTATTTTGAGCGGATTATTTCACGCGCCATTAACCGCTATTTTCTTAATTGCCGAAATTACTGGTGGTTACAGCCTGATGATTCCTCTTATGATTGTTTCATCAATAAGTTTTGCGATTTCTAAACGTTTCGAGAAATATTCTCTTGACGTAAAAGGTCTTGCAAAAAAAGGTCACGCTTTTACCAGTAATAAAGATTCAAACATTTTATCTACTTTAGATATTGACACTATAATTCAATGTGATTATCTGACTGTACATCCCGAAGAAAACTTAAGCAAACTGGTTGATTTAATTTCACATTCAAATCAAGTTGTATTTGCCGTTGTAAACAATGAAAAAGAATTGGTTGGTATCGTTCATTTTAATGATATCCGCGAAATTATCTTCAATACTTATCGCGTAAAATATACCTTGATTAAAGATGTAATGAAAACTCCGGCAGCCACTATTTCGTCTTTTGACAGTATGGAAATAGTAATGAGTAAGTTCGAAAAATCAAAAACAGCCTTTCTTCCGGTTATCCGAAATGATAAATATTATGGATTTATTTCCAAATCTATAGCACTTGAAGCCTATAGAACTAAGCTGCGTTCTATGACAATAGAATAA